A single region of the Brachypodium distachyon strain Bd21 chromosome 3, Brachypodium_distachyon_v3.0, whole genome shotgun sequence genome encodes:
- the LOC100823790 gene encoding NDR1/HIN1-like protein 2 — MGSKSMASGVTSVLCCPCRCIFCGLLSCILSVVACVLIVAGLVFLTLYLLFRPHLVHATAASADLANFTLTPRTWILRYNLTVAVALRNPNTRIAIRYAAVQADAYYQGQPFGHAALPEFFQDTGERTEVMAQFVGQHPLEGGVAAAAFRKEAIDHARFSLDVKVRAKMSLKVWAFTVPGPRPRIDCPLLIQRRNLTTGAASTEFQPTDCRVWF, encoded by the coding sequence GCAAGTCGATGGCGAGCGGGGTGACCTCGGTGCTGTGCTGCCCGTGCCGCTGCATCTTCTGCGGGCTCCTCAGCTGCATCCTCTCCGTGGTGGCCTGCGTCCTCATCGTCGccggcctcgtcttcctcaCCCTCTACCTCCTCTTCCGCCCGCACCTCGTccacgccaccgccgcctccgccgaccTCGCGAACTTCACCCTGACCCCGCGCACCTGGATCCTCCGCTACAACCtcaccgtcgccgtcgccctccGCAACCCAAACACCCGGATCGCCATCCGCTACGCCGCCGTCCAGGCCGACGCCTACTACCAGGGCCAGCCCTTCGGCCACGCCGCGCTCCCCGAGTTCTTCCAGGACACCGGCGAGAGGACGGAGGTCATGGCGCAGTTCGTCGGGCAGCACCCGCTTGAGGggggagtggcggcggcggcgttccggAAGGAGGCCATCGATCATGCCAGGTTTTCTCTGGATgtcaaggtcagggccaagaTGAGCCTCAAGGTTTGGGCCTTTACGGTGCCTGGGCCGAGGCCCAGGATCGATTGCCCGCTACTGATCCAGCGGCGGAATCTCACCACTGGGGCCGCCTCCACCGAGTTCCAGCCCACCGACTGCCGCGTCTggttctga